A genome region from Thermococcus gorgonarius includes the following:
- a CDS encoding sugar phosphate isomerase/epimerase family protein, producing MEIGVSVYPHFITKDKTLASILADVKIKDYDFVSIFPHTLGLIVNGQVFEKKLRNIENTLRGVGIDYIIRMPTSMNLRDHIYHTRHFRVAKAVADVAIKLGAKVIVMQSGKTGRLDLEIEALQQLADMVKPFGIKIALENTYSVKDTLYVVDNVNRDNVGFALDVAHAFLSAQGDENKLLEDVKLGTDKTIILMIHDNFGKLFPQVEPEDALAYGVGDLHLLPGEGKIPFSKILKLFGDVPILLKVKDPEKFAKVPTKKGLIEILTSI from the coding sequence ATGGAGATAGGGGTAAGTGTTTATCCGCACTTCATCACGAAGGACAAAACGCTGGCCTCCATACTGGCGGACGTTAAGATAAAGGACTACGACTTCGTGTCGATCTTCCCCCATACTCTTGGCCTCATCGTCAACGGCCAGGTCTTTGAGAAGAAACTCCGCAACATCGAGAACACCCTCAGGGGGGTCGGCATAGACTACATAATCAGGATGCCCACTTCCATGAACCTCAGGGATCACATCTACCACACGAGGCACTTCCGCGTTGCCAAGGCAGTGGCCGACGTGGCGATAAAGCTCGGGGCGAAGGTAATAGTCATGCAGAGCGGAAAAACCGGGAGGCTGGATCTCGAGATAGAGGCCCTTCAGCAGCTCGCCGATATGGTAAAGCCCTTTGGCATAAAGATAGCCCTGGAGAACACTTACAGCGTCAAGGACACACTCTACGTTGTGGACAACGTGAACAGGGACAACGTCGGCTTTGCCCTTGACGTTGCCCACGCCTTCCTCAGCGCCCAGGGCGACGAGAACAAACTGCTGGAGGATGTAAAGCTCGGAACCGACAAGACGATAATCCTGATGATCCACGATAACTTCGGAAAGCTCTTCCCGCAGGTTGAGCCCGAGGATGCTTTGGCTTATGGCGTCGGTGATCTGCACCTCCTGCCGGGGGAGGGCAAGATTCCCTTCAGCAAGATACTCAAGCTGTTCGGCGACGTTCCAATCCTACTCAAAGTAAAGGATCCAGAGAAGTTTGCCAAAGTTCCCACGAAGAAGGGCCTCATCGAGATTCTCACGAGCATTTGA
- a CDS encoding CGP-CTERM sorting domain-containing protein has protein sequence MGGKMKVQKALLALALSLAFLILPVASASSWEFNESKVHFYMYGLSTCPHCRHMKQLIPEVYGSDKLTYYELNGNRHNMEVFENISHLTHITGVPAIGIVYDGQLVAVIEGEFNVSATPEIVKTAIDHNGTILIVGGVTYLIRHNTTEGVKLTNELYELFVRPTATTTTTSEGGGGLCGPAAIIGLSVIPILLRRRK, from the coding sequence ATGGGTGGTAAAATGAAAGTCCAAAAGGCTCTATTGGCTCTTGCACTATCACTGGCATTCCTTATCCTGCCGGTGGCATCTGCATCCAGCTGGGAGTTCAATGAATCAAAGGTTCACTTCTACATGTACGGCCTCTCAACTTGCCCGCACTGCAGGCACATGAAGCAGCTGATCCCGGAAGTTTATGGTTCCGACAAGCTCACCTACTACGAGCTCAACGGAAACCGACACAACATGGAGGTCTTCGAGAACATCTCACACTTAACGCATATAACCGGCGTCCCGGCAATAGGGATAGTCTATGACGGCCAGCTGGTGGCTGTGATAGAGGGCGAATTCAACGTTTCAGCGACGCCGGAGATTGTAAAGACGGCCATAGACCACAACGGCACCATACTCATCGTCGGAGGGGTAACCTACTTAATCCGTCACAACACCACCGAGGGAGTGAAACTGACGAACGAGCTGTACGAGCTATTCGTCAGACCCACGGCCACCACAACTACGACCAGCGAGGGTGGTGGAGGACTCTGCGGCCCAGCCGCTATAATTGGCCTTTCAGTGATTCCCATCCTCCTGCGGAGGAGAAAGTGA
- a CDS encoding replication protein RepA, with amino-acid sequence MEEQTFRRRKPAVERKIAEISEEDTRVALIGKAFKIDKMDYTFWIDDGTGVILIESEDNVLPEPGQLVRVIGRVIREESGIHIYGEVIQDFSGADLDALEEIRELEREYLPKIRKITAFWEGGEEL; translated from the coding sequence ATGGAAGAACAAACCTTTAGAAGGAGAAAACCTGCTGTTGAGAGGAAGATAGCGGAGATAAGCGAAGAAGATACCCGTGTCGCTCTCATAGGAAAGGCTTTCAAGATCGACAAGATGGACTATACCTTCTGGATCGACGACGGTACTGGTGTTATTCTTATCGAGAGCGAGGACAACGTTCTTCCAGAGCCGGGACAGCTCGTCAGAGTTATCGGAAGGGTGATAAGGGAAGAAAGTGGAATCCACATTTACGGTGAGGTCATCCAGGACTTCAGCGGTGCCGATCTGGATGCCCTTGAGGAAATAAGGGAGCTCGAAAGGGAATACCTCCCCAAGATTCGGAAGATAACGGCTTTCTGGGAAGGAGGTGAAGAGCTATGA
- a CDS encoding OB-fold nucleic acid binding domain-containing protein, which yields MKKRLPASRVYISDILDGYYIKSDGDLEPNYLITKDARKVYRVKVVATVVREPFISDDETYGKFQLDDGTGTIWALAFRDDTRFVKLVKKGDLVQVIGKVAEWRDDKQILVEGVAKVDPNMMILHRFETLKEKAEHAVKAKTAFEIYDRYGITAKAKVIAKNKGVSEDLLLTIDELYTLMLEQRSAELEEELFEEEIEEEKPEENPELEKAKKAVMDLLREKAKPLSHRFIVKKLSKEFDEELIEEAITRLLAEGEIYEPETGYYEPL from the coding sequence ATGAAAAAGCGCCTCCCAGCGAGCAGGGTCTACATCAGCGACATTCTAGATGGCTACTACATCAAAAGCGACGGGGACCTTGAACCCAACTATCTGATAACAAAGGATGCAAGGAAGGTTTACCGCGTAAAGGTCGTTGCCACAGTTGTCAGGGAACCGTTCATCAGCGATGACGAGACCTATGGAAAGTTCCAGCTCGACGACGGAACTGGTACAATATGGGCCCTTGCCTTCCGCGATGATACCCGCTTCGTCAAGCTCGTTAAGAAAGGCGACCTTGTCCAGGTCATAGGAAAAGTAGCGGAGTGGCGCGACGACAAGCAGATACTTGTGGAGGGCGTTGCCAAGGTAGATCCCAACATGATGATCCTCCACCGCTTTGAGACGCTGAAAGAAAAGGCAGAGCACGCAGTAAAGGCCAAGACTGCCTTTGAGATATACGACCGCTACGGCATAACGGCAAAGGCCAAGGTTATAGCAAAGAACAAAGGTGTCAGCGAAGACCTTCTCCTCACAATAGACGAGCTCTACACCCTGATGCTCGAGCAGAGAAGTGCCGAGCTTGAGGAGGAGCTCTTCGAGGAGGAGATTGAAGAGGAGAAACCAGAAGAAAATCCAGAACTTGAAAAAGCCAAAAAAGCAGTCATGGATCTGCTGAGGGAAAAGGCCAAACCTCTATCCCACAGGTTCATCGTTAAAAAGCTCTCCAAGGAGTTCGATGAGGAGCTCATAGAAGAGGCCATAACACGCCTTCTTGCGGAGGGAGAAATCTACGAGCCCGAAACGGGTTACTACGAGCCTTTATGA
- a CDS encoding geranylgeranylglycerol-phosphate geranylgeranyltransferase, with the protein MELKAFIEITRPHNCLLAGLVGVLGSIVAIGHLPSAVKTVLIFLVVTLGCAGGNTINDYFDYEIDKINRPERPLPRGAMKRSTALWYSFLLFAVGLALSVFINLYAFLLALVAYAAMVLYAWKLKPMPLIGNLTVAALTGATPLYGAVGVGKIGLAGTLALCAFLVNVAREIVKDIEDVEGDLEKGARTLPILIGKRKAAYIASFFGVLTVIASFLPVKAGVGVGYYAMLPVDAIILYASYIILRDQSKETAHKSQLLLKVSIFLAVAAFLIAAIV; encoded by the coding sequence ATGGAGTTGAAGGCTTTCATCGAGATCACGAGGCCGCACAACTGCCTGCTGGCAGGTCTTGTTGGCGTTCTCGGTTCAATAGTAGCGATAGGGCACCTTCCAAGCGCCGTTAAAACCGTCCTGATCTTCCTTGTTGTCACTTTGGGCTGCGCCGGCGGAAACACGATAAACGACTACTTTGATTACGAGATAGACAAGATAAATCGCCCCGAAAGACCGCTCCCCAGGGGCGCGATGAAAAGATCAACGGCCCTGTGGTATTCGTTCCTTCTCTTCGCGGTTGGGTTGGCTCTATCGGTTTTCATAAACCTCTACGCTTTCTTATTGGCGCTGGTGGCGTACGCTGCAATGGTACTCTACGCCTGGAAGCTCAAACCCATGCCACTAATAGGCAACCTTACCGTTGCGGCCTTAACGGGTGCAACCCCGCTTTACGGTGCGGTTGGTGTTGGAAAAATTGGTCTCGCGGGAACGCTTGCCCTCTGTGCCTTTCTTGTGAACGTGGCCAGGGAAATCGTGAAGGACATTGAAGACGTTGAGGGTGATCTAGAAAAAGGCGCCAGAACCCTTCCAATACTCATCGGAAAGAGAAAAGCGGCCTATATTGCTTCCTTCTTTGGAGTCCTGACAGTTATCGCGTCCTTCCTCCCCGTTAAAGCAGGCGTTGGTGTTGGATACTATGCCATGCTCCCTGTGGATGCGATAATCCTTTACGCCAGCTACATAATCCTGAGGGACCAGAGCAAAGAAACCGCTCACAAGTCCCAGTTACTGCTCAAAGTGAGCATATTCCTGGCCGTTGCGGCCTTTCTCATAGCAGCAATAGTGTGA
- the scpB gene encoding SMC-Scp complex subunit ScpB, which produces MGLLEDKALVEAALFVSGRPLSLKELSKALGIKSLDYLEKLIELIAAEYAERKSAIEVVRVLGDKFVMQVKQEYSQKVIHLMPRPDLRTGELKTLALIAYLQPIEQSKIIKLRGSQAYEHIKKLVEMGLIYAEPYERTKLLGTTQKFAELYGFPENDPMIIKEAFKKVVHAEYTDIIAKLEGESSAETETEAEAEKNEGVEESS; this is translated from the coding sequence ATGGGACTGCTTGAGGACAAGGCTTTGGTTGAGGCGGCCCTCTTCGTTTCTGGAAGGCCTCTGAGTCTGAAGGAGCTCTCAAAGGCCCTGGGAATAAAATCCCTAGATTACCTTGAAAAGCTCATAGAGCTCATAGCGGCTGAATACGCGGAGAGAAAGAGTGCCATAGAGGTGGTCAGGGTTCTGGGGGACAAGTTCGTCATGCAGGTCAAGCAGGAGTACAGCCAGAAGGTTATTCACCTCATGCCGAGGCCCGACCTGAGGACGGGCGAGCTGAAGACTCTGGCCCTTATCGCCTACCTTCAGCCCATAGAACAGAGCAAGATCATAAAGCTCCGCGGAAGTCAGGCCTACGAGCACATCAAAAAGCTCGTGGAGATGGGGCTTATTTACGCTGAACCCTACGAGAGGACAAAACTCCTTGGCACGACCCAGAAGTTCGCCGAACTGTATGGCTTCCCGGAGAACGATCCGATGATAATCAAAGAAGCCTTCAAGAAGGTAGTCCACGCCGAGTACACGGACATCATAGCCAAACTCGAAGGCGAGAGTTCTGCCGAGACCGAAACTGAGGCCGAAGCTGAAAAAAATGAAGGGGTTGAAGAGTCTTCTTGA
- a CDS encoding ribonucleoside-triphosphate reductase encodes MEFKEEILKALEGDELWTVLTFKTPHGPGVTLQKLVDIVEEAGWKVLFKANWWTADIPYGLARLDLKKGDREKILLGKWILGDKCLLIKLENMPLEKGRDEFFRMVDSITSTLIHDPVIRTMREQY; translated from the coding sequence ATGGAGTTTAAGGAGGAAATCCTGAAGGCTCTCGAAGGGGACGAACTCTGGACTGTCCTCACTTTTAAAACCCCTCACGGACCCGGGGTGACCCTTCAGAAGCTTGTGGACATCGTTGAGGAGGCCGGCTGGAAAGTCCTCTTTAAGGCAAACTGGTGGACTGCGGACATACCCTACGGTCTCGCTAGACTCGACCTTAAAAAAGGAGACAGGGAGAAGATACTCCTAGGTAAGTGGATACTTGGAGATAAATGCCTCCTGATAAAGCTTGAAAACATGCCCCTGGAAAAGGGGCGTGACGAGTTCTTCAGAATGGTGGACAGCATAACCTCAACGCTGATCCACGATCCTGTTATAAGGACAATGAGGGAGCAGTACTGA
- a CDS encoding OB-fold nucleic acid binding domain-containing protein: MMVLTKDDIVNLIRSKTGMSLDEIEERIKEIMRREGIGEHAAALLLAEELGVSIEGEEEPLHIADLVPGMERVNIVARVLRKYPPREYVKKDGSKGLVASMVIYDSTGKTRLVLWDSQVSKYYNEINPGDVIKVIDPSVREGRNGVELHVNFRSRIILNPKDDPRVEELPPLEEVRSYNYRRVKIADLMGGEKFIELRGTIARLYRVTVYNACPQCRRKVDYDPATEKWICIEHGEVEPVKITVVDFGLDDGSGYIRVTLFGEDAADLLGADPEEIYQKQNELIEAGATPKEASRKLAEEEFYTVLGQEIVVRGNVVDDKFFGLILKAFGWDPVDYRRELGLIKSELKEALKKVDSELQG, translated from the coding sequence ATGATGGTGCTTACAAAGGACGACATAGTGAACCTCATCCGGTCCAAGACTGGGATGAGCCTCGACGAGATTGAGGAGAGAATCAAGGAAATAATGAGAAGGGAAGGCATAGGTGAACACGCCGCTGCTTTACTTCTGGCAGAAGAACTGGGTGTAAGCATAGAAGGTGAGGAAGAGCCCCTTCACATAGCCGATCTTGTTCCAGGCATGGAAAGGGTGAACATCGTTGCGAGGGTTCTCAGGAAGTATCCCCCCAGGGAGTACGTGAAGAAAGACGGGAGTAAAGGCCTCGTGGCGAGCATGGTTATCTACGACTCTACGGGTAAAACCAGACTCGTTCTCTGGGATTCCCAGGTTTCGAAGTACTACAACGAGATAAACCCTGGCGACGTCATCAAGGTCATCGACCCATCGGTCAGAGAAGGCAGAAACGGCGTTGAACTGCACGTCAATTTCAGGAGCAGGATAATTCTCAACCCCAAGGATGATCCGCGCGTTGAAGAGCTACCCCCACTCGAGGAAGTCAGGAGCTATAACTACAGACGCGTCAAGATAGCCGATCTAATGGGCGGTGAGAAGTTCATTGAACTGAGAGGAACAATAGCAAGGCTTTACCGCGTGACCGTGTACAACGCCTGCCCGCAGTGCAGGAGAAAAGTTGATTACGATCCCGCCACTGAGAAGTGGATCTGCATTGAGCACGGCGAAGTCGAGCCCGTAAAGATCACGGTTGTGGACTTCGGCCTGGACGACGGCTCCGGCTACATCAGAGTCACCCTCTTCGGGGAAGACGCCGCCGACCTTCTGGGTGCGGATCCAGAGGAGATATACCAGAAGCAGAATGAACTTATCGAGGCAGGGGCAACCCCCAAGGAAGCCTCCAGAAAACTCGCTGAGGAAGAGTTTTACACAGTTCTCGGACAGGAAATCGTCGTTAGGGGTAACGTGGTGGACGACAAGTTCTTTGGTCTAATACTGAAGGCCTTCGGCTGGGATCCAGTAGACTACAGGAGAGAACTTGGCCTCATTAAAAGCGAGCTTAAGGAGGCCCTCAAAAAGGTAGATTCCGAGCTTCAGGGGTGA